The Sphingomonas sp. KR3-1 genome contains a region encoding:
- a CDS encoding aldehyde reductase, with the protein MTNTVLVTGGSGFVGSHVLLQTLAAGHEVRTTVRSLSREPQVRATLERAGADTSRLRFFAADLEKDDGWAEAVAGCDYVQHVASPFPPNQPKDEQELIRPAREGTLRVLRAAHAAGVKRVVLTSSFAAIGYGQGQRHTDYTEADWTDVNGPAVQPYMKSKTLAERAAWDFVTGEGKGLELAVVNPVGIFGPALNDDLSTSIWLVKSMLEGQMPGLPDLWFGVVDVRDVAWLQVEAMTNPDAAGERFLAVAGPAMSIPQMAEVLRAGLGPAAAKITRRRVPSWLVRIMALFNPMAREAAPRLGIQSNASNEKARRLLGWQPRSNEEAILATAHSLIDLGLVKA; encoded by the coding sequence ATGACAAACACCGTCCTGGTCACCGGCGGCTCCGGCTTTGTGGGCAGCCACGTCCTCCTCCAAACGCTGGCGGCGGGGCATGAGGTGCGCACCACCGTACGCAGCCTGTCACGCGAGCCCCAGGTCCGCGCGACGCTCGAAAGGGCCGGCGCCGACACCAGCCGGCTGCGCTTCTTCGCCGCCGACCTGGAGAAGGACGACGGCTGGGCCGAGGCGGTGGCGGGCTGCGACTATGTCCAGCATGTCGCCTCCCCCTTCCCGCCCAACCAGCCCAAGGACGAGCAGGAGCTGATTCGCCCGGCCCGCGAAGGCACGCTCAGGGTGCTCCGCGCCGCGCATGCCGCGGGCGTGAAGCGCGTCGTGCTCACCTCCAGCTTCGCCGCGATCGGCTATGGTCAGGGCCAGCGCCACACCGACTATACCGAGGCGGACTGGACCGATGTGAACGGCCCCGCCGTCCAGCCCTATATGAAGTCCAAGACACTTGCCGAGCGCGCCGCCTGGGACTTCGTCACCGGCGAGGGCAAGGGGCTCGAGCTGGCGGTGGTCAATCCGGTCGGCATCTTCGGGCCGGCACTCAACGACGATCTCTCCACCTCGATCTGGCTGGTCAAGTCGATGCTCGAGGGCCAGATGCCCGGGCTGCCCGACCTGTGGTTCGGCGTGGTCGATGTCCGCGACGTCGCCTGGCTCCAGGTCGAGGCGATGACCAATCCCGATGCCGCAGGCGAGCGCTTCCTGGCGGTGGCCGGCCCGGCGATGTCGATCCCGCAAATGGCCGAGGTGCTGCGCGCCGGCCTCGGCCCGGCGGCCGCGAAGATCACCCGCCGCCGCGTGCCCAGCTGGCTCGTGCGGATCATGGCGCTGTTCAATCCGATGGCGCGCGAGGCGGCACCCCGCCTCGGCATCCAGTCCAACGCCAGCAACGAAAAGGCCCGCCGCCTGCTCGGCTGGCAGCCGCGCTCGAACGAGGAAGCGATCCTCGCGACGGCGCACAGCCTGATCGATTTGGGACTGGTTAAGGCTTGA